Genomic window (Wenzhouxiangella marina):
TCGGCTTGCCGTTGCTGTTCTTCGGCAACCAGATCGGCAATCAGCTGATCGAATGGATCGGCCTGGCGGACTTCGAGCCCAGCACGGACTTCTACGCTGAATCCGCCATTCACTACCGTCAGGCGCTGAACGAAATTCGGGACAGCTGGGGACTGATCCAGCACTTCGCGGACTGGAACTGGCAGGGCTGGTTCGCCAACGGCGGCATCGTCGCCTTCGGCACCTACATTTTGGGTCGCTTCCTGATCGGCGCCTGGGTAGGCCGCCAGGGCTGGCTGGAACGGGTGGATGACTTCCTGGGCGTGTTCCGCCTGCTCCTGTTCGTGGCGCTTCCCCTCGGCCTGCTGCTGGAAGGCAGCGCTCTTTGGCTGGAGGCGCGCACCAGTGCGCCGGAGGCCCTGAAGACCACCCTGCACCACCTGGCGGTCCCGCTCACGGCTTCGGGCTATGTGTCCCTGATCGTGCTGGGTCTCAGAACGGGCGGAGTGCGAATCCTGCTGCGGTGGCTGGCCCCGGTCGGCCAGATGGCGCTCAGCAACTACGTGATCGCCGGACTGTTCGTCAGCAAGTGGTTCTACGGCGGCTGGTTCGGCTTTCGTCTGGCCGGCGAGGTCGGGATGAGCCAGACCCTGGGGGCCGGTCTGCTCATGTTCGGCCTGCAGGTGGCGCTCAGCAATGTCTGGATGCGACACTTCCGCTTCGGCCCGCTGGAATGGGCGTGGCGCGCCATGACCTACGGCCAGCGGCCGGCCCTGCGTCGAATGACCCCCGCTGGAGCTTGAGGAGCGCTACTCGCTACCCGGGTCCGCTTCGACACGTGGCGCCTGCATTTCCTGACCGCCCTGGAACAGGGTCAGGCTCGAGGCCGGACCGGTCTCGGGCAGTTCGAAAGTGATGTCCGCCCCGACCTGGGTGCTGAAGAAGCGCGTCGGGGACTCGGCGTCCATCCGTATCGCCGGCTGACCGGTGGCCTGGATCTCGAGCTGGCCCTCGTTCACACGCGCGCTCATGATGAACCCGGGCATCAGCTCATAGTCGCCGATCAGGCGCTCGAGCTGGGCCACGGGCACCTCGATCGCCTGGCGCGTCTGGACTTCATCGCTGATCTTCTCGGCACGCTCCGGCTCGCCCCCCCAACCAGAATGCAGGGCCACAGCGACCACGCGGCCGGCCTCGTCGCGCTCGATCGAGAACCAGCTCAGGGATCGATCGAAGCGCAGGCGATCGTCCGCGATCGGTTGCACGGTGAAGGGGCGTCCGCCGTTGCGCTGGCTGATCAGGGCAGCTTCCTCCACCACCAGGGTACGCACTTCGGTCTCGTTGATTCGATAGGTTCCCTGCAGGGCGGCCAGCTGCTCGCTGGACCATTCCACGGCCTCTTCTTCCAGGGGATAGGCCCGATCAAGGGCCAGCGCCGCCAGGCGGAGGCTCATGTCCTGGGCGCTCCAGTCCGGGCTGTCGGTGTTGTTGAGGACAACCACCGACAGCCTCGTCTCGGGCAGATAGAGCGCCTGGGTACTGAAACCGAAGATGCCGCCCCCATGGGTCAGGGCCGGCTGACCCTGCCATTCCTGCACCACGATACCGAATCCGTAGTTGGCCTCGACGGCCGCCCCCTCGGGCGTGATCATTCGCGAATGGAGTTCGGCGTTCAGCACCCGGCCTCCGTGCAGGGCCCGCTGCCAGCGATCGACGTCGGCTGCCGTCGCCAGCAGTGCGCCGGCCGCGTGCGGCTGGGTCATCGACAGCATCGGCGCCGGTGAGAGCGAATCGCCGGTGCCGGTGTAGCCCTCGACGCGCCCCGGCACCAGTTCGGAATCACCGTAGGCATCGGTTCGATCGATGCCGTTGGGCAGGAGCAGCCGCTCGCGCAGCACCTCGTTCCAGGGCTGACCGGTCACGGCTTCGATCACCGCACCCACCAGGACGTAGCCGGAATTGTTGTAGGCAAAGCGCTCACCAGGCGCGAAATCCACCGGCTCATCGGCAAACACCGCCACCAGCGCCTCGGTGCTTAGATCGGCGCGAATGCGCTCCGAGCCCATATAGCCTTCGATGCCGGTGTAGCTCTTGATCCCTGAGGTGTGATTGAGCAGCTGGGTGATGGTGACCTCGCCGACCGGAAAGTCCGGGAGATACTTCGACAGCGGATCATCCAGGGCCACCTCGCCGCTCTCGACCAGGCTGAGCAGGGTGGCGGCGGCGTACTGCTTGGTGACCGAGGCGAGTCGGAAGACGTGATCGGGCTGGAGCGAAACGCCCAACTCCAGATCGGCCATCCCGACGGCGCCCTCGAACAGCACCTCGCCATCCCGGCTGACGACGACGGCGGCACCCGGCTGATCCGCGGCATACGCGGATTCGAGCACGGCACGGGCCTGCTCGGCGAAGGAGCCCTCTGCCTGCACGAAGGAAGAAACGGTCAACAGACCGAAAGCGAGGACCAGACCGACGGCTCGGTTCATCAGGGACTCCTTGGGGGATTCAGGAATCCAGCCTAGAGAGAGACTCGGTCGAAGGCGCGTGCCGGAAGTCACTGCCCGGCCACGCAGCGTCTCAGTCCGGCCCCTTGTGCTTGTCCAGGCTGGCCTGCTGCCTCGAAGCCTCGGAAGATGCGTCGAGCCCGGCGGCACGCGCCAGTGCCCGGGCGGCTTCCGCTTCCTGGCCGAGTTCATAGAGGACGCGAGCCAGGCTGCGGTGGAAGCGCGGCTCATCGTCGTTCAGTTCGATGGCTCGAAGGTGAAATCGACGGGCGCGATCGAGCTCCGAGAGGTCCTCGTAGAAGCGTCCAAGGGCCCACTGGAACCAGGGATCGGAGGGACGCAGACCGGTCAGATGACGCGCATGGTCTTCGGCCGCTCGGGGGCGACCCTGCGACCGTTCGAGCAAGACCAGGTTGAACAGGGTCGGCGCCGGGTCCTCGGCCAGCTCGAGGGCTCGCTGGAATTGCGCTCTCGCACGCTCGGGCCGCCCCAGGCGGCGCTCGATCACCCCGGCGGTGTTGTAGGCCG
Coding sequences:
- a CDS encoding DUF418 domain-containing protein translates to MQDPHPRAGTLAEPVARSDRLIELDALRGFALLGVLLGCLYEYVDWGISATEAQLAALPTWRIDAWATTLAQLFVADKANTLFAFLFGLGFSMQLTRLRQRGAAFESIYLRRLLILLIFGLAQFLIWFPWEVLHLYAILGLVLFALRNTRDRVLLGIGLPLLFFGNQIGNQLIEWIGLADFEPSTDFYAESAIHYRQALNEIRDSWGLIQHFADWNWQGWFANGGIVAFGTYILGRFLIGAWVGRQGWLERVDDFLGVFRLLLFVALPLGLLLEGSALWLEARTSAPEALKTTLHHLAVPLTASGYVSLIVLGLRTGGVRILLRWLAPVGQMALSNYVIAGLFVSKWFYGGWFGFRLAGEVGMSQTLGAGLLMFGLQVALSNVWMRHFRFGPLEWAWRAMTYGQRPALRRMTPAGA
- a CDS encoding serine hydrolase, translated to MNRAVGLVLAFGLLTVSSFVQAEGSFAEQARAVLESAYAADQPGAAVVVSRDGEVLFEGAVGMADLELGVSLQPDHVFRLASVTKQYAAATLLSLVESGEVALDDPLSKYLPDFPVGEVTITQLLNHTSGIKSYTGIEGYMGSERIRADLSTEALVAVFADEPVDFAPGERFAYNNSGYVLVGAVIEAVTGQPWNEVLRERLLLPNGIDRTDAYGDSELVPGRVEGYTGTGDSLSPAPMLSMTQPHAAGALLATAADVDRWQRALHGGRVLNAELHSRMITPEGAAVEANYGFGIVVQEWQGQPALTHGGGIFGFSTQALYLPETRLSVVVLNNTDSPDWSAQDMSLRLAALALDRAYPLEEEAVEWSSEQLAALQGTYRINETEVRTLVVEEAALISQRNGGRPFTVQPIADDRLRFDRSLSWFSIERDEAGRVVAVALHSGWGGEPERAEKISDEVQTRQAIEVPVAQLERLIGDYELMPGFIMSARVNEGQLEIQATGQPAIRMDAESPTRFFSTQVGADITFELPETGPASSLTLFQGGQEMQAPRVEADPGSE